DNA sequence from the Atribacteraceae bacterium genome:
GGAAAGGAAGACCTGATATGGCAGGGATTCGTAGCTATAAACCGGTAACGCCCAGCCGGAGGCATATGACCGGCGATACGTTTGAAGATATCAGTCCTGGGGGGCCGGAGAAGTCCCTTCTCAAACCACTCAGGAAAAATGCGGGCAGGGATAGTCAGGGACGTGTTTCGGTTCGCCACCAGGGTGGGGGACACAAAAGGCAATACAGAGTGATCGATTTCAAGCGGGATAAATACGATATTCCCGCGAAGATCGCCCGGATCGAGTATGACCCGAACCGAAATGCCCGTATCGCCCTTTTGCATTTCGTCGATGGCGAAAAGCGCTACATTCTTGCGCCGCTGGGCTTGAAGGTCGGGGATGTTGTCGTTTGCGGAAGTACCGCGGATATCAAGCCGGGCAACGCTCTCCCTATCCGCAATATTCCGGTGGGCACCATTATCCATAACGTAGAACTCAAAAAGGGTAAGGGCGGACAACTGATCCGCTCGGCTGGAACCTTCGCCCAACTGATGGCCAAAGAGAATAACCAGGCCCAGATCCGGCTGGCGTCCGGTGAGGTCCGCATCGTTCATGTCGATTGCATGGCCACCATCGGGCAGGTTGGGAATGTTGATCATGAAAACATTACCATCGGCAAAGCTGGAAGAAAGCGATGGATGGGGATCCGCCCCACCGTCAGCGGAAACTCGATGAACCCGATCGATCATCCCCATGGTGGTGGCGAAGGACATGCACACTGCGGCCGTCATCCGGTAACTCCCTGGGGAGTTCCGACCAAAGGCTATAAAACCAGGCGAAACAAGAGAACCGATAAGTGGATCGTGAAAAGAAGGAAATGACAGAGGAGGCGAATCGTGTCTCGTTCAGCCAAAAAGGGTCCCTTTGTTGACCCGAAATTGAGAAAACGGATAGAGGACTTGAATACCAGAAACGAAAAGCGGGTCGTCAAGACCTGGTGCCGGGCTTGTATGATTATTCCTGAAATGATCGGTCATACGGTGGCCGTTCACAATGGGAAAAAACATGTTCCGGTCTATATCACCGAACATATGGTCGGACACAAAATGGGAGAATTTTCGCCTACCCGTACTTTTCGGGGACACGGCAATCCGACTGAACGTTCGACATCGCTGAAGTGAGTTGGAGGTGACCCTGCGTGGAGGCAAAAGCCGTTGCTAAACATATCAGGATTTCACCCCGCAAAGTCCGACAAGCCGTCGACCTGATCCGGGGAAAAAGGGCCACCAATGCCCTGAGTATCCTGAAATTCCTCCCGAACAAATCGGCACGGATCGTAGAAAATGTTTTAAAGTCAGCCATGGCCAACGCCGAGAACAATCTGAACATGGATACCGATACCTTGGTGGTTTCCCGGGCTTATGTCGATCCGGGGCCGACCATGAAACGAGTGAGCCCCCGGGCGATGGGGAGAGCCTATATCATTCGAAAAAGGACTTCTCATGTCACTGTCGCCGTATCGGACAGCGAGGAGGAAGGATAAGTGGGTCAAAAAGTCAACCCGATCGGTTTACGCTTAGGAATCATCAAAGATTGGCAATCGCTGTGGTATTCGGAATCGAAATACCGTGACCAGTTGCTTGAAGACATCAAGGTCAGGTCCTTTGTGAAAGATAAGATGTTTCGAGCTGGTATCGCCGGAATCTCCATCGAGAGGTTGGCCAACCAGCTCAAGCTCACGATTAAAACCTCGCGACCGGGCATTATCATTGGCCGGAAGGGGACGGAAGTGGAAAAACTTCGTGAGGAGTTGCAACAACTTACCGGTAACCAGAATATTCAGATTACTGTCGAAGAACTAAAGGTTGCAGAAACCAATGCTCAACTGGTTGCCGAGAATGTCGCCTTTCAACTGGAACGGCGGGTCTCTTACCGGAGAGCCATGAAACAGGCCATGGGCCGGGCGTTGCGGATGGGAGCACAGGGAATAAAAGTCTGTTGTTCCGGTCGTCTGGCTGGTGCGGAAATAGCTAGACGGGAGTGGTACCGAGAAGGGCGGCTCCCTCTTCACACCCTGCGGGCGGATATTGACTACGGTTTTGCCGAATCAAATACCACCTATGGGAAAATCGGGGTAAAGGTCTGGATTTTCAAGGGAGAGATCGTATCCGGCCGGGTTATGGGAGGAGAGCCGGTGAAAACCCCGGCTCACCGAGCAGGGAGGTCTTGACAACCATGCTTCTTCCAAAAAGAGTTAAATACAGAAAACATCACCGGGGCAGACGAAAAGGATATGCTTTCCGGGGCAGTAACGTGGATTTCGGTGATTTCGGACTTCAGGCTTTAGAAGCCGCCTGGCTCAGCAATCCTCAGATTGAATCAGCCCGGGTTACGATTTCCAGACAAATTAAAAAAGGGAAGATATGGATTCGCATCTTTCCCGACAAGCCCTATACTAAAAAACCGACCGAAACCAGGATGGGTAAGGGAAAGGGGCCGGTGGAAGGATGGGTGGCCGTAGTCAAACCGGGAAGAATTTTGTTTGAAATAGCCGGTGCCGACCGGGAAACGGCAAACGAGGCACTACGGCTGGCCTCCTATAAGTTACCTATTAAAACCAGAATTGTGGAGAGAACCGTGGATTAGAGGTGAGCGATGATGAAAGCATCCGAAGTGCACAATATGACCGAAGTCGAGCTCAACAAGAAGTTGAAAGACTTCCGGATTGAGCTCTTCAACCTGCGGTTCCAGTCTATCACCGGGCAACTTGGTAATCCAAAGCGGATCCAAATGGTCAGAAAGGACATCGCTCGTATTAAAACAGCCCTTCAGGAAAAACATCTCTTGACAAAGGGGCAGGAGGTTCGCCGATATGGCCGTTCATAAACGACTCACCGGAGAGGTTCTCAGCCGGCAAATGGACAAGACCGCCGTGGTGCGAACTTTCCGGATTGACGAAGATTTGCTTTATCAAAAAAAGCTCAGACGAATGAAAGATTATCACGCGCACGACGAGGCTAACTCCTGTCAGGCCGGCGATCAGGTCATTATCGAGGAGGTCCGGCCCTT
Encoded proteins:
- the rplB gene encoding 50S ribosomal protein L2, whose protein sequence is MAGIRSYKPVTPSRRHMTGDTFEDISPGGPEKSLLKPLRKNAGRDSQGRVSVRHQGGGHKRQYRVIDFKRDKYDIPAKIARIEYDPNRNARIALLHFVDGEKRYILAPLGLKVGDVVVCGSTADIKPGNALPIRNIPVGTIIHNVELKKGKGGQLIRSAGTFAQLMAKENNQAQIRLASGEVRIVHVDCMATIGQVGNVDHENITIGKAGRKRWMGIRPTVSGNSMNPIDHPHGGGEGHAHCGRHPVTPWGVPTKGYKTRRNKRTDKWIVKRRK
- the rpsS gene encoding 30S ribosomal protein S19; translation: MSRSAKKGPFVDPKLRKRIEDLNTRNEKRVVKTWCRACMIIPEMIGHTVAVHNGKKHVPVYITEHMVGHKMGEFSPTRTFRGHGNPTERSTSLK
- the rplV gene encoding 50S ribosomal protein L22; translation: MEAKAVAKHIRISPRKVRQAVDLIRGKRATNALSILKFLPNKSARIVENVLKSAMANAENNLNMDTDTLVVSRAYVDPGPTMKRVSPRAMGRAYIIRKRTSHVTVAVSDSEEEG
- the rpsC gene encoding 30S ribosomal protein S3 translates to MGQKVNPIGLRLGIIKDWQSLWYSESKYRDQLLEDIKVRSFVKDKMFRAGIAGISIERLANQLKLTIKTSRPGIIIGRKGTEVEKLREELQQLTGNQNIQITVEELKVAETNAQLVAENVAFQLERRVSYRRAMKQAMGRALRMGAQGIKVCCSGRLAGAEIARREWYREGRLPLHTLRADIDYGFAESNTTYGKIGVKVWIFKGEIVSGRVMGGEPVKTPAHRAGRS
- the rplP gene encoding 50S ribosomal protein L16, giving the protein MLLPKRVKYRKHHRGRRKGYAFRGSNVDFGDFGLQALEAAWLSNPQIESARVTISRQIKKGKIWIRIFPDKPYTKKPTETRMGKGKGPVEGWVAVVKPGRILFEIAGADRETANEALRLASYKLPIKTRIVERTVD
- the rpmC gene encoding 50S ribosomal protein L29; translated protein: MMKASEVHNMTEVELNKKLKDFRIELFNLRFQSITGQLGNPKRIQMVRKDIARIKTALQEKHLLTKGQEVRRYGRS
- the rpsQ gene encoding 30S ribosomal protein S17 produces the protein MAVHKRLTGEVLSRQMDKTAVVRTFRIDEDLLYQKKLRRMKDYHAHDEANSCQAGDQVIIEEVRPLSKTKRWKVVEIVRKAQVEGGEEHDSTQDNA